The following are from one region of the Nicotiana tabacum cultivar K326 chromosome 3, ASM71507v2, whole genome shotgun sequence genome:
- the LOC107774644 gene encoding MADS-box transcription factor 23-like isoform X3, whose translation MGRGKIVIRRIDNSSSRQVTFSKRRNGLLKKAKELAILCDAQVGLIIFSSTGKLYEFSNTSMKSIVERYNKTKDERNQLHNPVSELKLWQKEAAMLRQQLQELQQNHRQVMGEQLYGLTIKDLQHLENRLETSIRGIRMKKEQILHDEIQELSWKGSLMHQENLELVQKAFGTRDANELNGNSTTPYYFTVSREVHAPIHLQLSQPEPHNFARVVSNQR comes from the exons atgggaaggggaaagaTTGTGATCAGAAGAATTGATAACTCATCAAGTAGGCAAGTGACTTTCTCTAAGAGAAGGAATGGATTGTTGAAGAAAGCTAAGGAGTTAGCTATCCTCTGTGATGCACAAGTTGGATTGATCATTTTCTCAAGTACTGGAAAGCTCTATGAATTTTCTAACACAAG TATGAAATCAATTGTTGAAAGATACAATAAAACGAAAGACGAGCGTAACCAATTGCACAATCCAGTTTCAGAACTGAAG CTTTGGCAGAAAGAGGCAGCAATGTTGCGACAACAATTACAGGAACTGCAACAAAATCATAG GCAAGTCATGGGGGAACAGCTCTATGGGTTGACTATTAAGGACCTACAACATCTGGAGAATCGACTAGAAACGAGCATAAGAGGCATCCGTATGAAAAAG GAGCAAATATTACATGATGAGATTCAAGAGCTATCTTGGAAG GGAAGTCTAATGCATCAAGAAAATTTGGAACTCGTCCAGAAG GCTTTTGGTACAAGGGATGCAAATGAATTGAATGGAAACAGCACTACTCCATATTACTTCACAGTTAGTAGGGAAGTGCATGCCCCCATCCATCTGCAGTTAAGCCAACCTGAGCCACACAATTTTGCAAGAGTAGTATCTAACCAAAG GTAA
- the LOC107774644 gene encoding MADS-box transcription factor 27-like isoform X2, translating into MGRGKIVIRRIDNSSSRQVTFSKRRNGLLKKAKELAILCDAQVGLIIFSSTGKLYEFSNTSMKSIVERYNKTKDERNQLHNPVSELKKEAAMLRQQLQELQQNHRQVMGEQLYGLTIKDLQHLENRLETSIRGIRMKKEQILHDEIQELSWKGSLMHQENLELVQKVNIIQQENVDLYKKAFGTRDANELNGNSTTPYYFTVSREVHAPIHLQLSQPEPHNFARVVSNQR; encoded by the exons atgggaaggggaaagaTTGTGATCAGAAGAATTGATAACTCATCAAGTAGGCAAGTGACTTTCTCTAAGAGAAGGAATGGATTGTTGAAGAAAGCTAAGGAGTTAGCTATCCTCTGTGATGCACAAGTTGGATTGATCATTTTCTCAAGTACTGGAAAGCTCTATGAATTTTCTAACACAAG TATGAAATCAATTGTTGAAAGATACAATAAAACGAAAGACGAGCGTAACCAATTGCACAATCCAGTTTCAGAACTGAAG AAAGAGGCAGCAATGTTGCGACAACAATTACAGGAACTGCAACAAAATCATAG GCAAGTCATGGGGGAACAGCTCTATGGGTTGACTATTAAGGACCTACAACATCTGGAGAATCGACTAGAAACGAGCATAAGAGGCATCCGTATGAAAAAG GAGCAAATATTACATGATGAGATTCAAGAGCTATCTTGGAAG GGAAGTCTAATGCATCAAGAAAATTTGGAACTCGTCCAGAAGGTAAACATCATTCAACAAGAAAATGTGGATTTATATAAAAAG GCTTTTGGTACAAGGGATGCAAATGAATTGAATGGAAACAGCACTACTCCATATTACTTCACAGTTAGTAGGGAAGTGCATGCCCCCATCCATCTGCAGTTAAGCCAACCTGAGCCACACAATTTTGCAAGAGTAGTATCTAACCAAAG GTAA
- the LOC107774644 gene encoding MADS-box transcription factor 23-like isoform X1: MGRGKIVIRRIDNSSSRQVTFSKRRNGLLKKAKELAILCDAQVGLIIFSSTGKLYEFSNTSMKSIVERYNKTKDERNQLHNPVSELKLWQKEAAMLRQQLQELQQNHRQVMGEQLYGLTIKDLQHLENRLETSIRGIRMKKEQILHDEIQELSWKGSLMHQENLELVQKVNIIQQENVDLYKKAFGTRDANELNGNSTTPYYFTVSREVHAPIHLQLSQPEPHNFARVVSNQR; encoded by the exons atgggaaggggaaagaTTGTGATCAGAAGAATTGATAACTCATCAAGTAGGCAAGTGACTTTCTCTAAGAGAAGGAATGGATTGTTGAAGAAAGCTAAGGAGTTAGCTATCCTCTGTGATGCACAAGTTGGATTGATCATTTTCTCAAGTACTGGAAAGCTCTATGAATTTTCTAACACAAG TATGAAATCAATTGTTGAAAGATACAATAAAACGAAAGACGAGCGTAACCAATTGCACAATCCAGTTTCAGAACTGAAG CTTTGGCAGAAAGAGGCAGCAATGTTGCGACAACAATTACAGGAACTGCAACAAAATCATAG GCAAGTCATGGGGGAACAGCTCTATGGGTTGACTATTAAGGACCTACAACATCTGGAGAATCGACTAGAAACGAGCATAAGAGGCATCCGTATGAAAAAG GAGCAAATATTACATGATGAGATTCAAGAGCTATCTTGGAAG GGAAGTCTAATGCATCAAGAAAATTTGGAACTCGTCCAGAAGGTAAACATCATTCAACAAGAAAATGTGGATTTATATAAAAAG GCTTTTGGTACAAGGGATGCAAATGAATTGAATGGAAACAGCACTACTCCATATTACTTCACAGTTAGTAGGGAAGTGCATGCCCCCATCCATCTGCAGTTAAGCCAACCTGAGCCACACAATTTTGCAAGAGTAGTATCTAACCAAAG GTAA